In a single window of the Syngnathus typhle isolate RoL2023-S1 ecotype Sweden linkage group LG19, RoL_Styp_1.0, whole genome shotgun sequence genome:
- the foxh1 gene encoding LOW QUALITY PROTEIN: forkhead box protein H1 (The sequence of the model RefSeq protein was modified relative to this genomic sequence to represent the inferred CDS: substituted 1 base at 1 genomic stop codon) — protein MTKHXSGHNLMAPPALSHLRNHQQLDLSWDAQPSYPPGHVAWSSAARHWSNQHSAQMVPRYPAPSFETPAVAHPSGAFMDKLVEPEPSHGRSHDADPKLKAPTRDAWSGDRGTTSARGGKKKNYQRYPKPPYSYLAMIAMVIQRSPEKKLTLSEILKEISTLFPFFKGSYKGWRDSVRHNLSSYNCFVKVLKDPSKPQGKGNFWAVELSCVPMELLKRQNTAVSRQDETIFAQDLAPYIFQGHKIDLEPPPPTDPVTALPPMQPSNLSPPQEDSFRPKLDSSFAIDSLLHSLRPNSGSEDMRDCWGETEPPQLSPPPHPRYASSARSVSASSASPASTSSFSSEEDWKWVSLHGKRLPPDGQAGYEEYKPPLQKSARRDAIAVPWELPTSYTKYAPPNAVAPPSTRFNSGSLMPLHGGLPLYGYGSSHMAPGHFLGHTYWPILPSGRVSVQPTPLMMDLDNMLKSVPPNKSVFDALMAPNENSHHQAASQYSLQNGLALNRYSQY, from the exons ATGACAAAACATTAGTCGGGGCACAACCTGATGGCACCACCAGCTCTCTCTCACCTCCGAAACCACCAGCAGCTCGACTTGAGCTGGGATGCGCAGCCGAGTTATCCGCCTGGCCACGTTGCGTGGAGCTCCGCAGCTCGCCACTGGAGTAACCAGCATTCGGCCCAGATGGTCCCCCGGTACCCGGCACCGAGCTTCGAGACGCCCGCAGTGGCGCACCCGAGCGGTGCATTCATGGATAAACTTGTAGAACCAGAACCGTCGCACGGGAGATCTCACGATGCTGACCCCAAACTAAAAGCCCCTACCCGGGATGCGTGGAGCGGTGACCGGGGGACTACCAGTGCAAGAGGGGGCAAGAAGAAAAATTACCAGCGGTACCCCAAACCACCATACTCCTACCTTGCAATGATTGCCATGGTGATTCAACGCTCTCCAGAGAAGAAGCTGACGTTATCTGAG ATTCTGAAGGAGATCAGTACCCTCTTTCCATTCTTCAAGGGGAGCTACAAAGGCTGGAGGGATTCCGTGCGACACAACCTGTCTTCATACAACTGTTTTGTTAAG GTGTTAAAAGATCCCAGCAAGCCTCAGGGCAAAGGTAACTTCTGGGCCGTGGAGCTGAGCTGCGTTCCCATGGAGCTCTTAAAGAGGCAGAACACGGCCGTGTCCCGCCAGGATGAGACCATCTTTGCTCAGGATCTGGCCCCTTACATCTTCCAGGGACACAAGATCGATTTGGAACCACCGCCGCCCACTGACCCCGTGACCGCTCTCCCTCCCATGCAGCCCAGTAACCTCTCCCCACCCCAGGAGGACTCATTCCGGCCCAAACTGGACTCATCCTTCGCTATTGACTCTTTGCTCCACAGCCTTCGCCCTAATAGTGGTTCAGAGGACATGAGAGACTGCTGGGGCGAGACTGAGCCCCCCCAGTTATCGCCCCCTCCGCACCCTCGCTACGCTTCCTCCGCCCGCAGCGTTTCTGCCAGCTCGGCTAGCCCAGCGTCCACCTCCTCTTTTTCTTCTGAGGAAGACTGGAAGTGGGTGTCTCTTCATGGCAAGCGTCTCCCCCCTGACGGTCAAGCTGGGTACGAGGAATACAAACCTCCTCTGCAAAAGTCAGCTCGACGGGATGCTATTGCGGTCCCTTGGGAGCTGCCCACCTCCTATACCAAATACGCCCCACCCAATGCAGTGGCCCCGCCAAGCACGCGGTTCAACAGCGGGTCGCTAATGCCCCTACACGGTGGACTTCCTCTTTACGGCTACGGGAGCTCTCATATGGCGCCGGGTCACTTTCTGGGCCACACCTACTGGCCCATCCTTCCTAGCGGACGGGTTTCCGTCCAACCCACTCCGCTCATGATGGACTTGGACAACATGCTGAAGTCTGTGCCACCAAATAAGAGTGTGTTTGACGCACTAATGGCTCCCAATGAAAACTCGCATCACCAAGCAGCCAGTCAATACTCCCTGCAGAATGGGTTAGCCTTAAACCGGTACTCTCAGTACTGA